A region of Ferruginibacter albus DNA encodes the following proteins:
- the bcp gene encoding thioredoxin-dependent thiol peroxidase, whose amino-acid sequence MKGKLNIKFYKFIDSLISGINMEQHKTSLKENSKAPAFTGKDQNGNTISLKDFEGKKVVIYFYPEDDTPTCTVQACNFRDNYSLLKKNGIVVLGISPDEEKKHKKFEAKYDLPFTLIADPDHKIIDKYDVWGQKQLFGREYMGLVRTTFLIDEKGTIRKIFLRPNSKEHTEEIMEAWKEIDQSKSK is encoded by the coding sequence GTGAAAGGAAAACTCAATATTAAATTTTATAAATTCATTGACAGCTTAATCAGCGGTATTAATATGGAACAGCATAAAACAAGTTTAAAAGAAAATAGCAAAGCACCTGCCTTTACAGGTAAAGATCAAAACGGGAATACTATTTCGTTAAAAGATTTTGAAGGAAAAAAAGTGGTCATCTATTTTTATCCCGAAGACGATACGCCTACCTGTACTGTACAGGCTTGCAACTTTCGTGATAACTATAGCTTACTGAAAAAGAATGGCATCGTGGTATTAGGTATTAGTCCTGATGAAGAAAAAAAGCATAAAAAATTTGAAGCCAAGTACGATCTGCCTTTTACATTGATTGCAGATCCGGATCATAAAATAATTGATAAGTATGATGTGTGGGGGCAAAAGCAATTATTCGGAAGAGAATACATGGGGCTGGTACGTACTACGTTTTTGATCGACGAAAAAGGAACGATCCGAAAAATATTTTTACGCCCTAACAGCAAAGAGCATACAGAAGAGATCATGGAGGCATGGAAAGAAATTGATCAATCAAAATCCAAATAA
- a CDS encoding DUF4157 domain-containing protein: MENVTIKENSWIAKLAAKRLKVSKVAIVIGKKIHLYNTTQQEFLTDIKWVRHELCHVQQFKQHGFFIFIIKYLLENFRKGYYNNKFEVEARAAENDQ, translated from the coding sequence GTGGAGAATGTTACCATCAAAGAAAATTCATGGATCGCAAAGTTGGCGGCAAAGCGATTGAAAGTTTCTAAAGTGGCAATTGTAATTGGTAAAAAGATCCATCTCTATAATACTACTCAGCAAGAATTTTTAACAGACATCAAATGGGTAAGGCACGAATTGTGTCATGTGCAGCAGTTTAAGCAGCATGGCTTCTTTATATTCATCATTAAATACTTATTAGAAAACTTTCGCAAAGGCTATTATAATAATAAATTTGAAGTAGAAGCCAGGGCGGCAGAAAATGATCAGTGA
- a CDS encoding PKD domain-containing protein, with translation MKKIFTLIAFAIVFFYGAVAQTNAPCTNAQFGFTLSGNNVSFTPVANYDSQFVYHSWSFGDGSNTVNVVAPSHFYNNYGTYVVVHIVTRMKTTQIVCSDTIRKEVLIPNNAPCYLKASFTYKRDSVQTNKVYFTNTSTTANDIHYVRWDFGDGTTSNDFTATHVYPTSGLYKVCLLVKRDSAASCGSDTCMSFQVQVTVNCDLQANIVYSIDTSKANLLHFFNFTNVWSANDSSIWTFGDGSISYNRDPSHLFINGGTYNVCLLEKRMNLGAAPCVSEFCKTITVASVPACDLKTNFSSTTDTSHFNLVHFTNKTVGILSTDSTIWTFGDGTTSYDVNPNHTFANAGVYNVCLHVKRSMPGAAPCVSEFCRTVTISAPCNLLVDYSYKMDSASSIPYTYAFAITSPALATGDSAYWVWGDGKISHDRSVKHSFGQPGTYTVCLYIKKYNSNTTYCAASICKTIIIAPTSVCNLQAYYTNTIKDSTHSNVIQFANVTGNISNMDSTIWTFGDGTTSYDKDPLHTFANAGTYHVCLHVKRIIPGAAPCVAEYCKDITVAIITPCNIQPNYSWKLDSGTTVHFTNASVVSTTNATVTWYFGDGASATSWNASHTYTNPGTYYVCLRMQTNNTCVAYKCDSIIIPTLIPECKNLSLFTYNYLSTDRQSYYFTPTYIGSNIQYTWTFGDGAGLQLAQAKHRYAIAGNYVACLTAFKNTSCAATTCKTIAVTTQLSCDTVKISYNYYKDGTTPNKIYFYTIANAAVSQQSWTIADLSNTAMTPITLQQNNPTYTFTDTGYYRVCLHITVGDGCVKEYCNTIHIDNIASSCELYAYPNPVHTTASVNLQQTSAEVIHIYLYTDQGVLLSQSNQPGIAGNNVVTVKTDALTAGSYTIKLIYGNKTCYAKFQKL, from the coding sequence ATGAAAAAGATCTTTACGCTGATAGCTTTTGCTATTGTGTTTTTTTACGGAGCCGTTGCACAAACCAATGCCCCTTGCACTAATGCGCAATTCGGCTTTACGCTAAGTGGCAATAATGTAAGTTTTACACCGGTTGCTAATTATGATTCACAATTTGTTTACCATAGCTGGAGTTTTGGAGACGGGAGCAATACAGTAAATGTAGTTGCTCCTTCTCATTTTTATAACAACTATGGAACATATGTAGTAGTGCATATAGTTACCCGAATGAAAACCACACAAATTGTATGTTCTGATACAATAAGAAAAGAGGTGCTTATTCCTAATAATGCTCCTTGTTATTTAAAAGCTTCTTTTACTTATAAAAGAGATTCCGTTCAAACCAATAAAGTTTACTTTACCAATACATCTACTACTGCCAATGATATCCATTATGTGCGTTGGGATTTTGGCGATGGTACTACTTCCAATGATTTTACTGCTACGCATGTTTATCCAACATCGGGATTGTACAAAGTTTGTTTGTTGGTTAAAAGAGATAGTGCCGCTTCCTGTGGAAGTGATACTTGCATGAGCTTCCAGGTACAGGTTACAGTTAATTGTGATTTGCAGGCTAATATTGTTTATTCAATAGATACTTCAAAAGCAAATCTTCTTCATTTTTTCAATTTTACAAATGTTTGGTCAGCTAACGACTCTTCTATATGGACATTTGGTGATGGCAGCATTTCTTACAATAGAGATCCAAGTCATTTATTCATAAACGGAGGCACTTACAATGTTTGTTTACTTGAAAAAAGAATGAATTTAGGCGCAGCGCCTTGTGTTAGTGAGTTTTGCAAAACCATAACTGTCGCTTCTGTTCCTGCATGTGATTTAAAGACAAATTTTTCATCAACAACAGACACATCCCATTTTAATCTTGTACATTTTACAAACAAAACTGTAGGCATTCTATCAACCGATTCCACCATATGGACTTTCGGTGATGGCACTACATCATATGATGTAAATCCCAATCATACATTTGCCAATGCAGGTGTTTACAATGTTTGTTTACATGTAAAAAGATCAATGCCCGGCGCTGCTCCTTGCGTTAGCGAGTTTTGCCGGACAGTTACTATCTCTGCACCTTGTAATCTTCTTGTAGATTATTCTTATAAAATGGACAGCGCTTCTTCCATTCCCTATACGTATGCTTTTGCCATTACTTCGCCTGCATTAGCTACGGGAGACAGCGCTTACTGGGTTTGGGGTGATGGCAAAATCTCTCACGACAGAAGTGTTAAACACAGCTTTGGTCAACCCGGAACATATACCGTTTGCCTGTACATTAAAAAGTATAATTCAAACACTACTTATTGTGCTGCCAGTATTTGTAAAACGATTATTATTGCCCCGACAAGTGTTTGCAATTTGCAGGCTTATTATACCAACACAATAAAAGATTCAACACATTCAAATGTTATTCAGTTTGCCAATGTAACTGGAAATATTTCCAATATGGATTCCACTATTTGGACATTCGGTGATGGTACTACTTCTTATGACAAGGATCCTCTGCATACTTTTGCGAATGCAGGCACCTATCATGTTTGTCTTCATGTAAAAAGAATAATACCCGGCGCAGCTCCATGTGTTGCTGAATATTGTAAAGACATTACAGTTGCAATCATAACTCCTTGTAATATTCAACCTAACTATTCCTGGAAGCTAGATTCCGGAACTACAGTACATTTTACCAATGCATCTGTAGTAAGTACAACCAATGCAACAGTCACCTGGTATTTCGGCGATGGCGCTTCTGCTACATCATGGAATGCATCGCACACATATACAAACCCCGGTACGTATTATGTTTGCCTGCGTATGCAAACGAACAATACCTGTGTAGCCTATAAGTGCGATTCGATAATTATTCCGACCCTTATTCCTGAGTGTAAAAATCTATCATTATTTACCTATAACTATCTTTCTACGGATAGACAATCTTATTACTTCACTCCGACTTATATCGGCAGCAATATTCAATACACATGGACTTTTGGCGATGGAGCAGGTTTGCAATTGGCACAGGCAAAGCATCGTTATGCAATAGCAGGAAATTATGTTGCTTGTTTAACGGCATTTAAAAATACCAGTTGTGCAGCTACCACCTGTAAAACAATTGCAGTAACAACGCAGCTCAGTTGTGATACGGTAAAAATTTCTTACAATTATTATAAAGATGGAACAACGCCTAACAAAATATATTTTTATACGATAGCCAATGCAGCTGTATCGCAACAAAGCTGGACGATCGCCGACCTATCCAACACGGCTATGACCCCAATAACCCTTCAACAAAATAATCCAACCTATACATTTACAGATACAGGTTACTATAGAGTTTGTCTGCATATTACAGTGGGGGATGGCTGTGTAAAAGAATATTGCAACACGATACATATCGATAATATTGCATCTTCTTGCGAATTGTATGCATACCCGAATCCAGTGCATACAACGGCAAGTGTCAACCTGCAGCAAACCTCAGCAGAAGTCATTCATATCTATTTATATACTGATCAGGGTGTTTTGCTTTCGCAAAGCAATCAACCGGGTATTGCGGGTAATAATGTTGTAACGGTAAAAACAGATGCTTTAACAGCGGGCAGCTATACAATAAAATTGATCTATGGAAACAAAACTTGTTACGCCAAGTTTCAAAAATTGTAA